The sequence below is a genomic window from Ciceribacter thiooxidans.
CGGGTGATCCCGGTGATCGAGCCGATCCAGAGCCTGCTGCTCGTCGTCTTCTTCCTGTCGATCGGCCTGTTGATCGACCTTAACTTCATCGCCGAACGCTTCTGGCAGGTGCTGTTCGTCTCGCTCTTCGTGATCGCAGCGAAATCCGTCCTCAACATCTTCCTGTTGCGCAAGACCGGGTCGAGCCCGCAGACGGCGCTGGTTGCCGGCCTGTCGATGGCGCAGATCGGCGAGTTCTCGTTCGTGCTGTCGTCGGCGGGCTATGCGGCGGGTGCGCTCGGTTATGATCTGTTCCGCCTGTCGATCGCCGTCTCGGCCGTCTCGCTGCTCGTCTCTCCGCTCTGGGTCAACGTGATGCACCGGCTGGAGAACATGGCCTCCGAGGGGCTGGAAACCTACCGGCAGGCGCTCGCCGTCGCCTATGCGCACGAGCTCAACGAGGTGAGCCGCGGGCGCGACGTGCTGGCCCGCGGCGTCGATTGGGTGCGGGTCCGCCTCAGGGCCGCCCGCGTCGCCTACGAACAGCGCCGCCGCGCGCGTCGCGGCGACGACAGCTAATTACCACTCAGAGGGCGTTGAGCAGTGCGGGCGTCGCCCAGCCGTCGGCGGGAATGCCGAGGCGCTGCTGTTCCTTCTGGATGGCGACGCGGGTGCCGGCGCCGAGAATGCCGTCGATCTCGCCGACCTCGTGGCCGAGGGCCTGCAGGCGCGTCTGCAGCGCCTTCATCTCGGTGTCGCTGAGACCCGGTTCCGGATTGCCCTTCTGGTAGGGCTCGGCCCCCATCAGCCGCGTGGCGAAATAGGCGGCCGAGGTCGTGTAGATGAACGACTTGTTCCATTCGAGATAGACGCTGAAATTCGGGTAGGTGAGGAAGGCCGGCCCTTTCCGTCCTTGCGGCAGCACGAGACCGACGGGGAGGGCGGCGGACGCGGTATTGCCGTCACGTGGCTTGACGCCGAGCGCGAACCAGTCGCCGGCGGTCATGCCGCCTTCAAGGCCCGTCTTCTCCCAGGGCAGGTTTTCCGGAAGGGTCACTTCCTGAATCCACGGCTCGCCGGCGCGCCAGCCGAGGCTCTGAATGAAGCGGGCGGCCGTCAGGATTGCGTCCGGCGAACTCTTCTTGACGTTGACGTGGCCGTCGCCGTCGCCGTCGATGCCGTAGGCGACGATGTCCTTCGGCAGCATCTGCACCTGGCCGATCTCGCCCGCCCAGGCGCCGGTATTGGTCGAGGGATCGAGATCGCCGTGCTCAACCATGGTGATGAGGTTCAAGAGCTGCGGACGGAAGAGTTCCGGGCGGCGGCAGTCGTGGGAGAGCGTCACCAGCGCGTTGCGGGTGTTGAAATCGCCCTGTACGGCGCCGAAATCGGTCTCCATCGCCCAAAAGGCGGTGATCACGCCGGGCGGCACGCCGTAGTCCCGCTCGGCCCTCGCGAAGACGTCGGCAAATTCCCGCATCTTCTTACGGCCGATGTCGAGGCGAGCCTGGCTGACGGTGCGTTTTGAAAATTCGAGGAAGGTCTGCTTGAAGACGCCCTGGGCGCGGTCGCGCGCGAGCACCTTCTGGTCGATCGCGGCACCGGCGAGCGCCCGGTCGGCGGCGTCGGGGGATGCGCCATTCGACACGGCCTCGGCCTTCACGCCCTGCAGGAAGGCACCGAGATCGCCGCCGCACTCGGTCGCGCCGGTGACGGCGGTGGAGGCGAGCAGGCTTGCGAGGGTGACGATGGTGGTCAGGCGGGTACGGGCGGACATGCGGACTTCCTCATGGGTTTCGGTGGACGTGGTATCGGAAGAGATTTTGGCCAAAGCGAGGAAGAGGCGGGTCATGGGCTCCGGTGCGATGGCGGTGGAAGCGGAGAGGGGGATTTCCCCGGTCCTCCGCCCATGTTCTCTTGCGACACCCATCACTTGGAGACGGAGGCGACCCAGTTCTTCCAGTTCTGTTCGGTGCCGGCGAAGACATTGATGTCGGTCTGGCCGCGAATGCCCGGCACGACGCCGGTCGATGTGTACTGCCAGAAGGCCCAGCGGCGGTCGGCATAGATGTCCTGCGGGTGCTTCGCCACCGAGCGGACCCAGAAATGATAGTCCTGGAAATAACCGGCGAGGTTGTCGCGGTGGAAATCGACGGAGGTGTAGATGATCGGCCGCTTGCCGTAATAGGCCTCGATCCGGTCCATGAACCGCTTCATCTCGGCGCGCACGGTGGCGGCGTTCGGCCTCAGCGTGCAGGTCTTCGAGCTCGGGTTCCACTCGACGTCCAGCACCGGCGGCAGATGCATCGAGGCCTTCGGCACGTTGCGGATGAACCAGTCGGCCTGTTCGTCGGCGGTCGAGCAGAAATAGTAGAAATGGTAGGGCGCGTGCGCCAGGCCGGCGGCTGCCGCTGCGCGCCAGTATTCGTCGAAGCGCGAGTCGATCCGGTCCTTGCCTTCGGTCGCCTTGATGAAGACGAAGGAGACGCCGGACTTGCGCACCGAGGCCCAGTCGACGTCGCCGTTCCACTTGGAGACGTCGATGCCGTGGACCTTGTGACGGTAGGGCGTGTTGTCGCCGAAATCCTGCGGGTCGGTGTCCTGGAAGCGCGGCTTGATCGACGATGTTTCCATCAGGTCGTAGCTCGCGGAGGTGCAACCGCCGAGAAGCAGGAAAAGGGGCAGGAAAGCCAGAACAAGCAACCGCATCGAAGGCCCGTAGATGATATTTGAACCGTACTCCTGAGGCGGCGCGCACGAACGCATGACACAACAGGTGCAAGCCCAATTGTGGCTCTATCATCGTTAAAAAGCCGTTATTTGCAACTGCCGATATCAGCCGGGCATCCGGACGACCGCAAGCCAGGCATAGCCGCGACCCACGGTTTCGAAGCGGAGCTCCGCCCCGGCGACCTTCGCCCGTGTTTCCAGGGCCTCCCGCAGGGTCGCCCGCGGGGTGACATGGAAGCGCGAAAGCCAGGCGATAAGCAGGCGCCGGAACCAGGCCGGCAGGCGCTCCTGCTGGCCGAAGTCGACGATGTGCAGCGAGCCGCCGGGCGCGAGTGCCACAATTGCCGCGTCGATCGCGCTCTCCCAGTCGGGGATCATCGAGAGCGCGTAGGAGATCATGATCCGGTCGAAGCCGGCAGTCCCGAATTCTCCGGCGGAAAAGCTCGTCGCGTCTGCGAGCCGGAACACGGGGAGTGGCAGGCCGCGGAAATTGCGTCCGGCCTGGGCGAGCATCTCGGCGGAGATGTCGAGGCCGAAGAGCCTGGCACCCGGATAACGGCGAGCGGCGAGCAGGAGATTGCGACCGGTGCCGCAGCCGACTTCGAGGAGCGAGCCGTCTTCCGGCACGATGAGTTCGGCGATCATCCGGTCGCGGCCGAGGAGATAGTATTTCCGCGTCAGGTCGTAGATGTGGCGCTGATATCGGTACATGCGGTCCATGCGCCCGGCATGGTCGTTGTGATCGTCCTGCCCGAACAAGATCTCCGCCATCAGCCTTTTCTCTCGTAGATGTGGAAGCCGCCGTAGATCGCCGAGCGGTCGCAGGTGCCGAGTTCGCGCGAGCGTTCGGCGAGATAGTGCCACTGGTCGAGGAGGGCGGGCGAGAGACGGCCGTCGAGCACGCTGCGTTCGGCGGCGGTCCGGAAGATCACGCGCGCGCCGGGAGCGGCGGTGCGGGTGATCTCGCTCCACAGCGCGTTGATCTGGCGGTCGTTCATCCAGTCCTGGGCGTCGAGGAGGACGAAGCGGTCGACGCTTGCCGCCGGCTTGCTGGCGAGCAGTTCGGTGAAGCTTGCGTGATGGACGGCGACGCGACCGGCATTGGTGCGGATCGCGTCATAGTTCTCGCGGGCGAGATAGGTCGGGAGCCGCCCCTCGTCGGGAGAAGGATAGCGGCGGGCGAAGGCCTGCCAGGCGAACCAGTTCTCGGCGATGGGGAAGTCGCAGGCGAGCTTTTCGAGGCGGCTCTTCAGGACCGGGGCGATGCTTTCGCCGTCGGAAAGGCTGGCGAGCTCGTCATATTGCTGCGGCGGGATGCCGAGCCCGAAGAGCGAGCTCTTGCGCCGCGTGATCCAGCGCACCAGCGGTTTGTCGAAGAGCGGGGCGATGTGCGTGTCGAAATAGTGCCGCTGCTCGGAGAGCGTCTTCGCCCTGGTGATGCCGTCGAGGCGAACGCCGTGCAGGGACGCGAGCAGATGGCCGGCGGCGATGAAGCGTCCGAGCAGGCCGGTGCGGCAGAAATTGCGGTCGAAGGCGGTGATCCGCCGGCGGCCGTCGAGCCGGCGCCCGTTCCAGTAGCCGCGGCTTTCGGCATCGAGATTGGGAGCGATGAAGCGGTCGAAATTGCAGCTGTTGGTGCGCATTCCGGCTGTGCCGAACATCCGTACGACGGCCGCGTGGTCGGGCAGGTGCCGGAAGGCGCCGAGCTTCAGCCGGTTCAAGGCCACGTGGTGCGGGTTCAGGTCGACGACGTCGATGCGTTCGGGCGAGCGCGAGAGATAGGCGAGCATGTTGCAGCCGCCCGAGCCGATGGTGACGAGCCGGTGACCCTCGCCGAGCTCCATCGCGGCCATGTCCACCTCCGGGTCTTCCCAGATCTGCGGATAGACGAGGCCGGAAAAGAGCATGCCGAACAGCCGTTCGGAGAGGCCATCGCGGCTCAGCGCCCTGTGCCGGAGAAGCGCCTCGGCAATCTTGCTGCTGCGGGGAAGTTCAGTCTCCGGGGCGAGGTCGGTCATCGGGAAGGCCATCCGTTGAAGGTCTCCGGCGTGTAGCGCGGCGATGCAACAGTTTGATGAAGCGCCCTGTTTACGAGCGACCGGATCGGTTTTGGTCGGGGAGAACGGGTTCAGCTTTTCCGCCGTGCTTCAAAGGCTTTGCGGGAGACGCGGCGGCGGCGCTATGGTGCGGCCGCGAGAGGCGGCAAGCGCCCGGAAAGAGGAGCAGGCGAGGATGAGACTGATCAGGCGGATGGTGAAGGGCTTCTTCCTGCTGCTCGCGACGGCAGTCGCGGCCGCGGTCGTCTGGCTTGCCGTGTC
It includes:
- a CDS encoding DUF3419 family protein, with protein sequence MTDLAPETELPRSSKIAEALLRHRALSRDGLSERLFGMLFSGLVYPQIWEDPEVDMAAMELGEGHRLVTIGSGGCNMLAYLSRSPERIDVVDLNPHHVALNRLKLGAFRHLPDHAAVVRMFGTAGMRTNSCNFDRFIAPNLDAESRGYWNGRRLDGRRRITAFDRNFCRTGLLGRFIAAGHLLASLHGVRLDGITRAKTLSEQRHYFDTHIAPLFDKPLVRWITRRKSSLFGLGIPPQQYDELASLSDGESIAPVLKSRLEKLACDFPIAENWFAWQAFARRYPSPDEGRLPTYLARENYDAIRTNAGRVAVHHASFTELLASKPAASVDRFVLLDAQDWMNDRQINALWSEITRTAAPGARVIFRTAAERSVLDGRLSPALLDQWHYLAERSRELGTCDRSAIYGGFHIYERKG
- a CDS encoding lytic murein transglycosylase codes for the protein MSARTRLTTIVTLASLLASTAVTGATECGGDLGAFLQGVKAEAVSNGASPDAADRALAGAAIDQKVLARDRAQGVFKQTFLEFSKRTVSQARLDIGRKKMREFADVFARAERDYGVPPGVITAFWAMETDFGAVQGDFNTRNALVTLSHDCRRPELFRPQLLNLITMVEHGDLDPSTNTGAWAGEIGQVQMLPKDIVAYGIDGDGDGHVNVKKSSPDAILTAARFIQSLGWRAGEPWIQEVTLPENLPWEKTGLEGGMTAGDWFALGVKPRDGNTASAALPVGLVLPQGRKGPAFLTYPNFSVYLEWNKSFIYTTSAAYFATRLMGAEPYQKGNPEPGLSDTEMKALQTRLQALGHEVGEIDGILGAGTRVAIQKEQQRLGIPADGWATPALLNAL
- a CDS encoding glycoside hydrolase family 25 protein; its protein translation is MRLLVLAFLPLFLLLGGCTSASYDLMETSSIKPRFQDTDPQDFGDNTPYRHKVHGIDVSKWNGDVDWASVRKSGVSFVFIKATEGKDRIDSRFDEYWRAAAAAGLAHAPYHFYYFCSTADEQADWFIRNVPKASMHLPPVLDVEWNPSSKTCTLRPNAATVRAEMKRFMDRIEAYYGKRPIIYTSVDFHRDNLAGYFQDYHFWVRSVAKHPQDIYADRRWAFWQYTSTGVVPGIRGQTDINVFAGTEQNWKNWVASVSK
- a CDS encoding class I SAM-dependent methyltransferase — encoded protein: MAEILFGQDDHNDHAGRMDRMYRYQRHIYDLTRKYYLLGRDRMIAELIVPEDGSLLEVGCGTGRNLLLAARRYPGARLFGLDISAEMLAQAGRNFRGLPLPVFRLADATSFSAGEFGTAGFDRIMISYALSMIPDWESAIDAAIVALAPGGSLHIVDFGQQERLPAWFRRLLIAWLSRFHVTPRATLREALETRAKVAGAELRFETVGRGYAWLAVVRMPG